Genomic window (Acipenser ruthenus unplaced genomic scaffold, fAciRut3.2 maternal haplotype, whole genome shotgun sequence):
tacaaaaactaaaaaaaaagaccTCTAATAACTTTTGCCCATACATTAACTAGCATCGTATCGATCAGACCCTTTTACAAATTTCAAGTTTCCCTATCATACCCAATTGCTGAAGTAGCTGCTCCCAGTTTTCCACTTCCTGCCTGAACTCAGAGATGTAAGGGGATGACGTCATGATAGAGAGCGTCATGACACAGTCCTCAATCAGAGTCCGGAGATCCTCTGAACCTGTGGGGATGGACACTTTAATGCATTCATTGTCATTAACTCTAGCTGTGGGGTTGCCTTGAATTAATGGGGGATTATAGCAAATGATATTGATCCATAAAGCTTACCAGTCATGCACTTTTTCAGTTACTTTTGGACAACACTGTATATTGCAATAGGAATTTCCTTTAACACATTTGTATTCCTGCTCGGTAAATATGGCACTTTTACAAATATAAcgaattacattgtaaatagaTTACTTTCAATGTGTGCTTTAAaacatgtgtggagtagtggttagggctctggactcttgaccggagggtcgtgggttcaatccctggtggggggacactgctgctgtacccttgagcaaggtactttacctagattgctccagtaaaaaacccaactgtataaatgggtaattgtatataaaaaaataatgtaattgtatgtaaaaataatgtgataacaattgtaagttgccctggataagggcgtctgctaagaaataaataataataataataataataataataataataatgttgtatttactgttttaagtattttcttaattaaatcGATGAAAAATAATCCTCAGACGCATCATTGCAGTTACCTACAGAACCTCTTGTGGctgaatatgtttattttaacaatatGTTTAACACTATATTTATAAACCTCTCATCCTTGGCATGTTAGCAGACACAGTAAAATGAAGATACCGCTAGTAATAGGTATGTAACAGGACGGCTGAATGATGAATTACCCCACACCAGAAAGCAGACAGACACAAGTACTTGCGGGGGAAAGCGCTGGTGCGcacgtatttatttaaaataaagtaattaaataaaacaacattcacagagctaaataaaagggttgaacaaaaacagatcttgaacacaaacaaaataaacttccACCAAACAAGCACCATGCTTCCtgcacacgtagcaattgttttactttttactttctgtttcgttttttcctgtctctctctctcatacacacgtTCCTCCTTCCAAACATGTATAAGTAGGCTTGAGGTTTTAGGTTTTAACCAATAATAACTGAAAAAACACCCACGAAGACCTATTTAGAAAATTCAattttttaagattatttttgttcttgtttaggACCAATAAATTCAGGACCagtaattattttaaagttaagttaacatttatatttacaaaatgaataattaatgtaaaatattcaaaaataataaaacatcagtattacaataaaataagtgtaataaataaccaaaaatacacattaataaTAAGTCAACTGGTTAAACTCTGTTAGCATTAAGCTTTGCAGTAGTGTATTCGTGTTTGCCTCCTAATTGTTTGTATAAACCGGTGAGTTGAGTTGAAAACCTATGTGCaatttattatagaaactgaaaattgatgcgtttgagtggtgtttatttttcctatgttcgttctgttgctagaaagacactccgggTATATTTCTAGCGaaccacgcaagtttctgaaaactgaattgcggaagtctagcacctacacaaacattttttaaagtgtttacatcccacccctatcacttctgattggctagctgtggaagaagctgatcttctataagttacaaagaaacccagaaaagGTTGCCTGACAGCCTCAGGCAAGGCAGACTAATATTTTAAACTTaagatattatttacatttttttgtaaattagcaaataagtgatactgctttcttaatgcatgaacctgacatttaaatgcagcagtctagtaaagttacaaaaaaacaaacacatagtcGCTAAGGAATTAGCGGATTGGAGAAAAAGGTGTTGTATaatgtacttgttgggatgttttaaaaaaaaaaaaaaaaaggtttactgtttagaagcatttcaaggaaaactttccctggcaaaaaacataatgattttttttttctttttttttcttttgctttcagtGTTGCTaaactagtttaaaaaaaaaaaaaagtggaacatgttagccatcatgggacacggtttaaaataaataagtatatgtGAATAAGTATATTGCAATGTGCAGGTGTAGatggtgcagtgctcaggaataaaaCTTCAatgaaacagctcctttatttggctgggttgcaggctcgcaacacttaaataataagtacctggctctacacaacgacgTGTATCGCACAGGTAATACCAAGggatacagtcctgaaataataaacaaaacaacacaaataatacacaatcagccactcagagagagggaaagccaacacaccctcttccccagctctccgtgtcattgccatgactgacaggtggatcttacgaggctgctaccctcttcctgcagaaccatgcatgcgccagacagtcagcacagatctcctctgttacaatcacacacacaccaggctTACCCAGTTCCTTTGAAATAGACTCctatatattatctttcaaatctatctttataattgtgatgccctaTGTCataagctctgggtattttttcatcgacaaatattattgttttctcgtcattttggatactgccgcatcgcgtctggtgggtagcagcctttattacttccttctggcaaagataatTGAGTGGTATAGTGAAGAGGAAGAAGTCGTACAAATTAATAAATTCACTGAGACCAGTGTTGGCGCTAGGATTTAATGCGAAGTaaacccaccccccaccccccaaaaaaagaaaagaagcaaAACACAGAGcgctgctgcagcacaacctaaagaaaaccttttgaaaataaatacatcagcagcaaaatctgaaatcggtcaaaaacttatttttttcttcaagaaAACATATTCTAACAAGACAGTAattaatcaagtaacagtatatccaaacattttaataaatcaattatgtagcaagattaatcaatttgattaataactcgattttgttaatattgaaacatattaatatctTCAGATTAGTCACAGAAcctattaatcataggcatcaattggatttttaaattaatgttatcaagtacaaaaaagttagtatgaaaatgtatatataaaaaaaacattctcaaaaCCTAGCctgcagtacaaatgcattcgttacaactcataagcgaaaacatAGTTCTATGAACATACTTAAATTAGTACTGCAAAAGCTATATTGCATACATagaaaacttttgtttgagtctatgtatattttagttgtataTTGTTGTgttgtgtaaaagaaaaaaagtacagtacatacagtaagctACACAAGTAAATACTTTTCGGCGTATTTCAATTGTCTATGtactacataattaattactgataagaaaatatttaagtttgtgtttaattaaataactctgcaatgatttgttgCAGTGCTTCTCCCTTCATTAATAAAGCACATtaacatataaaagaaaccaaaacaaaatgtatttattgccgttgttatttaatatatatttttgtagtttcttttatattttaagatgCTTTATTTTAACGTAACGAAAAGCCCAGAAacatttaaacaggaagtttcacatacaaacagctagttgaatctatGCCATTGAGAGGTATGcataaaataacaggcacaaaccaaAGTCGTAAATCAGggaaaaatgataatacatcaagggtaagcgagaaacttcgatattataatgagattcgtacatttgcataAAAAGTAGTTTGAAAGGAACAGTCATAACTAAACTAcagcagcagggatgaaactgaGTTACGGGAGTTTAAATGACTTTAGTACGTCGTgggtaggtctacgaagtcacaaaaacctacgaatAGTCAATAtacgaaagaaaaaacaaagataCATAGAGCCCAAAGAGTGGAAAACAGGGAGaacctatttttatatttgaataactcccaagtattgcttattatagttctACTCTTAGTATGTTGCTTAAATTTACCAGCAAATATGttgcaaactgcactgaaaggaaaaataaatttgttgaggtgaggtggggtcacagggaaccttttgtgtatctcgaagaatttagtgaacccgtcaagctatATGACTAGATCTGCCCcagttaatcactaattgattgattgtgttcactgttaaataaaacaaaaattctaCAAAGTTATATTctaattttgtgtgttttgtgcgacggggaggggtcaagtagatttttctagcattttgtcccttggacaacaagcttttttcaaaaattgcacacccctgtacaTGGGTATAAGGTTAGTGTTTTAATTGTATAGAATTCAACCTTTTTTGTACCTATGATGAGCAGTAGAGAAGCTAATATGTGTAGAGTGGCGAAGAGGACTGTAAAGGGACACCTGAGTGGTACCATAAAGAAAGCAAGCTTAGAACTGATACATTATTTAGTACTTCTTTGTAAAGAAGATTTATAAATGAATCTTTGTTTATTATCGGCTTACCAATGATTGTGAAGGTGCCAGTGTCCCGTGAGCGTCTCCCCTGCTCTGGTTGCCGAAATTTTCCACTGGGGGGTCGCTTGGAGCGGTCAGGGGGCAAGTCCTTATGGATCTCTGTAAGGATGAAATTGGCCAATCTGAACTCCTCTCCTTCCCATCTCCTCTGTAACTTCCTAAAGACCTGCTCCATGTCAAACTCTGCTTTCCCTTCCTGCCAGGTCTAAAACCGCAAAACAAGAACGAGAGTTCAATTGAAAAGTGACATACAGTCAGGtaattcaaataacaaaaaaggaTTCTGTCACATGTTTGACTACATATGTGGTCATGTGAACTTCCCATAAAATCATCCTGTGAAATTAATATCTTATTCAGGTCTACGTAATTATTAGTGGGGATTATGTAGCTCTCGGCACATTCTTCAGTGTAAACAGATGTGTATTGTCCAGTTGTTGAAGGTTTCTGAAAATGTGTGCCATTGTCGATCAATCATGACCCGCTTGAGGGAAACTGTTTATGAACAGTTGCACACTTGCACCCACTATCATGTCCATTATAGTCACCAAGACTGATAGTTGCTAAATTGTTGCCTACCAATGGTAGctttgttttgttggttttgtgtGTCACTTTTTGTGCTCTATTGATTGGAATGGTAAGAATTGCTACATTTGCTAAAGGAAGGGTTTGTAGTTTACTATAACACCAACACTAGGCATAAAGTTGTTATACAATGTTAGTTATGTTTGctgtaataatacagtacattttatgaTTAAATAATTGGTATTGTACTGTGTGGTACTATTATACGACACATTTTGTATACAGTGTTTAAATTAAGGAAAACAAATATGAGCATTTAGTGAGGTGAAGGGAAGGCTATTTTTGTAAGTTGTAGCTATCTGTGACCtcatttttgtgtttctttatacagtGACGGAGATTACCTTAATGATTAGGTCCTGGTGCTCTAGCAGGTTTTTGGAGAGCAGGTCTGAGACTGACATATTGATTACAGGCTCATACACCAACTCCATACCTGGAACAtagaaaatgtattgtatattgaTGGTTATTTATCCAGTTGAACTTATTTTACAATTAACAATTCTTGAAATATATACCAAGATTCTCTTTATCTCAATAATTTGTGGAAACAATTTCATAGATGTACAGTACAGTTAGTTATCggtacagtagtctccacgtataggaacacctcttaagagaacacttcagcttcGGGAACAACCTTGGTGAAATGGAATGTTCCCATCGTAAATGCTCTGCCAAAATGAACCGGAACggcgcttaaaagaacacctttttggcaccgatagcgattcgttgCTAACTGATTCAAAACTGATACTGTACTTTTGTAACCTTGTAAcaggtctgtgctggctatctgacacatgcatgatcctgcaggatGAGGTTGTGAGCCCCGTAggatctgcctgtcaatcatggcggtgacacagagaggttgggtgagggtgtgttgtctctccctctctctgagtggttgtgAGGCAGCgggccttgggggggggggggtcactcaACCTATAAAATTATGCTTTGCTGCTCTCTCCCTATATAGTGTATTTATAATTTTGATACGTACCCGAGTGGGATGTGTAGCAGCTTAGCTGGGGAAAGCCTGGGCAACCCTGACAGTACAGAGAGAGATTAGCAAAGCACAGGCTAAAGACCCAAGCCGTAAGGCTATTAACGGTTGGGAACGCTGCAGATCGcaacaccttttgtttgtagttttattattgtgttctattttcctttttttcttttgccttctgttttgactgttattttcagcacctgtgtgtgcactGGAAGTCGCCTGATCAGAGAaatttaccatcgttggtatttTCACTAAGATAACCTGAGACCGAaccttaccattgctggtattgttcATCCGCAGTACATCAGTGCCCCCTTGTGTCCCAAATAAAACTTGGACGCTGGTGAGGCAAACTCAAAGAAACTTTCTGTCTCCCTTATGTTCAGTGAAACCCCACACCCTCTCAcaaacctgataactcatcatcatcagactcaaattaaaatggtttattcaaaactgacttgtcatcacGAGAGTAATCTAgatctgctgctgcattttttaatgtgtgtacgggtgctgtgttaataaccattgtgttaaaattcatgCTCATGTATTCATACTGTTAGAGAGGCTGCTGCATTCTTTTCGTATGTAAGGTATGTAGTTTgtcagtttattaacgttagtttattagtatagtttattaacatatgcttgcctattgcttttctcttacttatctTGATGTACGTGCGTcattacataataaatacatttaaatgtattgattCATATTATGATTGGCCTTGGTATATTCTGCCTTCTGCATTTACTAAAGGGCACTACGGGagttagaaaaaagaaaaaagaaagaaagaaaaaagccttCTTTATTTTCTCcccatatacaataaaagtcatgttgtgcaatggcatattttatatatttctgcttactcgagaaatattgattgatgagacgtAACCTCAATTCTCTTCCTTTCGGCATTGTCAGGCTCCATGGAttggggtgacagtgctatgtgagtacaatcaatagcacccaTCACATTGGGGAAGCCAGCAAACTGTTAGAAGCCCACTTTCAcatcctgtaaacctgtcctctatGTGGGAAATTCCCTGTGTATTCAACATGTGTAGgatgcattgtatgagtgacattcccattaagccaatcccagctcacagaggtagtaaaatagccaatcaaatggcACACAGAATCCATTTCCTCATCCACatgtgtaacagcacagcacacatcattttgattaggatagcgaaaCAAAGgcatgtttaaactgtttattttactttgtgtaaaatttaaaatcagtagccaaaaagtagttggagatgtcatgGAAGCGAAAGGaggaggcggaacacagaagattccaaaatcgttagccagattattttttcactgaataattttgacagcaaggcaatatgtctgatttgcagtgcaacggttgcgGTTATAAAAGATTATAgcatacaacgtcactatgacgctgcacaaagcaacgcattttgagtttactggaaattaaagaagctatggagtctcaactaaaggttgtttttttttaaatgagaagaaaaaatgaaagtgctgtaGATGTCAGTTTTATTGTTAATAAAGAGATTGTATGTGCTGCCAAACCTTTCAGATGGTGAATTTGTTAAAAGGTGCATGCTTAAAACAGCTAATGTAATATGCCCTGAACAAATCTAATTTTTTTCTAATGTCAGTTTGTCTCGGAACACGGTCGCTGAGCATATTACCGAAATGGCAGGTAATATTAACTTTAATGTTATTGAAGAGCTTTTAAGTTTAagcatgaacaacacaaccattggaaaggacttttttaactccaagaagccatggaaagtgcagaatcaccttggaagaaactaactgggattacaacagatggtgcaccatatatgactgggCAAAAGACTGGACTGGCTAAaactaaagaaagaaatgcagaagaaccaattttcttacactggattctgcatcaacaggcattatgtggaaaagttgcagaattagaacacaaTGATCAATTATCAAGTGTGTGAGCAAAGAAGTGCCAAGTGTCCTGTCAGAAGTCATAGAAAGGTGcatttcatagtggtactgtttactaaaTCACATTTTCACCACTTgccagtatcttttttttcagtgctgttaaaaacgttatattttggaatagAAGTTAAATATTGAAACTTAGCATTatatatctttttctttttactttttttagatttccattgaatgtaaaatacTCTTCCATTTCCTCCATTGTATTAtatttgtgatattgagttttgagttttgtcagtgttctaggaaagctgcttctagttatttgcctattttttactataaaatacattcagtaatatgttgattaattgattgaaaccgtacctgcatacttattgatgacGAGGAATCGGGCAGTgggggtaatgtgttttgtgtaaagtagtatatttgaaTATACTGGCCTGCATACAAATTCTATAGACATTTTTAGCtacatttataacttttttttttcggtGTGGCTGACCAAGTGAACAGAATTACGCTGGAAGAAAAATGTCTTCTTTTTGGCaggttaaattaaaaaatatatatttgtataaaaacaaaacataaaatacatgttttcagcTTATTTGTCTTAGTCTTATCCAGACACAACAGGCCTATTTGTACTTACCTAACAATGTGCGCAAAAAATTTTAAAGTTTCATGGCTTCATTTCAAATAATTTCTCCCCACAAAACACATTGTGGCAGCATCACTCCCCAGCACCATCGCATGCTTGCATGATGCCTTGTGAGTGCAGACGCTGTATAAAAGCTGAACAGGACCCATTTTATCATGCAAAGCAAAAACAGTGAGCTGTGGAAACACCTGACTTGGTTTCAAGAAAagcacattttattgttttttttgtttgtttgtttgtttgtttttgctttcagattactaaatgattattatttttactgtcgaatttcatttttaaattaaaatgtctaAAAAACAGTGTTTGATGGACAAGTTCCTCAAAGCTGTAACCAAGGATCCAGTTCCAGCAAAACGTGATTATAGTGATTCAGAAAAGGATGATGGACCAGAATCTCATCGAACAAAACGAAAGAATGCATCTTTCACAAGAAACTATGATGGCGATTACTTGGAAGTTCGGGTTTACAGTTGATGACCATGGAGAAGTGCCGTGCCAcaatgtgttgtgtgtggagaAGTTTTAAGTAATGAAGCCATGAAACCTTCCAAATTGTTGCGACACCTGAGCACTAAACACAAGAATTTTGTGGAAAAGCCATTCGAATTCTTCCAACGAAAACGGGATGAGTTAAAGAAGCAGCAGAATTGAATGAGCTAAGCAGCTAAGGTCAGCACTGCCGCGGTCAGCACTGCCGTGTTcacagcgacagcgtgggagaagtatgaGTGGACAAGgacatcacagttagaagcagtaaggagaaattacatctttaattcctttaatcagaaaacactgcagctaaagtctaacagctgcgtgtctttttctgataacaagctgaaactcagaacagctgattcaaattcgccgCCGTTCTGAGACatgggggaggggcggagccaacaccaaacaaacaaaagccagccATTGTTCACAGCGAcagtgggagaagtacgagtggaaaagtacatcacagttagaagcagtttaaaagcaggttgacagctgcagaagctaaactaaacttaaaaaacccccaaaaaaacatggttttcaagccagtaatctgtgacaactgcaagatgtgggaaatccgagaaaacccaacagagctcaaccaagtgtgtgtaaagtgctgcacgatccaggacttgcttcaacgagtaagtctgttagaaatggagctggaggaaatgagaccgCAACAGGAGCTTGAGTAGCTGACACatccacaattcatggaagtctgcacccctagcagactgaaatccaccagggagatggaagagagtcga
Coding sequences:
- the LOC131736465 gene encoding dynein heavy chain domain-containing protein 1-like, with amino-acid sequence FNVAHALEKVNEGLLMATQLSLSLPVDDGVLRQTKELIESFSQYLPLLGKLSSPVFKQKHWRILFRGMELVYEPVINMSVSDLLSKNLLEHQDLIIKTWQEGKAEFDMEQVFRKLQRRWEGEEFRLANFILTEIHKDLPPDRSKRPPSGKFRQPEQGRRSRDTGTFTIIGSEDLRTLIEDCVMTLSIMTSSPYISEFRQEVENWEQLLQQLEELLYLWEKFQLKWVFLNRVFYEMEVGVEKPEL